A genomic window from Phycisphaerales bacterium AB-hyl4 includes:
- a CDS encoding UbiA family prenyltransferase: protein MTQTQTSRSAEGVSKPGAARPLCVDLDGTLVATDTVWEAILHLLRYRPWVVWRLPVLAAQGLPNLKAWLADEVVVDVATLPYRSAVVEFLKQQKSDGRRLILATGADERFARDVAAHVGLFDEVVGTRTGRNCTGSGKCQAIASTLGDGVAFDYIGDSRADVAVWQSADRAYMVNPTSSVHRRVHAGGRLEQVFRDPGGGNRLMALLVSMRPQQWVKNLLLAAPMLLGQQLFDPVRWWLLLVAIACFSLAASVVYLINDLFDLKADRLHPSKRHRPLAAGVLPIPWALAAVPVLLVMALGLAAAVLPAAFVGLVAGYVALALMYSWAVKGKAILDVIWLAGLYTLRLIAGGVAVAVLPSAWLLGLSMFCFLSLAFAKRYAELGRIAREQGTAAAGRDYQVSDMSLIGTAGLVAGYMAVLVFALYINSDVVTELYTQPVALWLICPLLVYWFTRLWLKAHRQEMRDDPLMFTLTDPATYGVGLLVVIVAVVAAWPG from the coding sequence GTGACACAGACGCAGACATCCCGGTCGGCTGAGGGCGTGTCGAAGCCCGGCGCGGCGCGGCCGCTGTGCGTCGACCTTGACGGCACGCTGGTGGCCACGGACACGGTGTGGGAGGCGATATTGCACCTGCTGCGGTATCGGCCGTGGGTGGTGTGGCGGCTGCCGGTGCTGGCGGCGCAGGGGTTGCCCAACCTCAAGGCGTGGCTGGCGGATGAGGTGGTGGTGGATGTGGCGACGCTGCCTTACCGGTCGGCAGTGGTGGAATTTCTCAAACAGCAAAAAAGCGACGGCCGACGGTTGATCCTCGCGACGGGGGCGGACGAGCGGTTCGCTCGCGACGTGGCGGCGCATGTGGGCCTGTTTGATGAGGTGGTGGGCACGCGAACGGGGCGCAACTGCACGGGCTCGGGTAAATGCCAGGCCATCGCCAGCACGCTGGGCGACGGCGTGGCGTTTGACTACATCGGCGACTCGCGGGCAGACGTGGCGGTGTGGCAGTCGGCGGATCGGGCGTACATGGTGAACCCGACGTCGAGCGTGCATCGGCGGGTGCACGCGGGCGGCCGACTCGAGCAAGTGTTCCGCGATCCGGGCGGAGGCAATCGGCTGATGGCGTTGCTGGTGAGCATGCGGCCGCAGCAATGGGTGAAGAACCTGCTGCTGGCGGCGCCGATGTTGCTCGGCCAGCAGTTGTTCGACCCCGTGCGATGGTGGTTGCTGCTGGTTGCCATTGCGTGTTTCAGCCTGGCGGCGTCGGTGGTGTACCTGATTAATGATCTGTTCGACTTGAAGGCGGACCGGCTGCATCCGAGCAAGCGGCATCGGCCGTTGGCGGCGGGGGTGCTGCCGATTCCGTGGGCGCTGGCGGCGGTGCCGGTGTTGCTGGTGATGGCGTTGGGGCTGGCGGCGGCGGTGCTGCCTGCGGCGTTCGTGGGGCTGGTGGCGGGGTATGTCGCGCTGGCGCTGATGTATTCGTGGGCGGTGAAGGGCAAGGCGATCCTCGATGTGATCTGGCTGGCTGGGCTTTATACGCTGCGGCTGATCGCCGGCGGCGTGGCGGTGGCGGTGTTGCCGTCGGCGTGGTTGCTGGGGCTGTCGATGTTCTGCTTCCTGTCGCTGGCCTTTGCCAAGCGTTACGCCGAGTTGGGGCGAATCGCACGTGAGCAGGGCACGGCCGCGGCGGGACGCGACTACCAGGTCTCCGACATGTCACTGATCGGCACGGCTGGCCTGGTGGCGGGCTACATGGCGGTGCTGGTCTTCGCGCTCTACATCAACAGCGATGTTGTCACGGAGCTTTATACGCAGCCGGTGGCGCTGTGGCTGATCTGCCCGCTGTTGGTGTACTGGTTTACACGGCTATGGCTGAAGGCGCATCGGCAGGAAATGCGCGACGACCCGCTGATGTTCACCTTGACCGACCCGGCGACGTATGGCGTGGGCCTGCTGGTCGTAATCGTCGCGGTGGTCGCGGCGTGGCCGGGGTGA
- a CDS encoding response regulator, with protein MTTDTPSTTGSSFLNRDAGNATILIVDDHPIVRHGLAQLIDDTTGLEVCEKASNAADALDAIRKHQPDVAVIDISLGGGNGLELIKQVKAEGSQTKMLVSSMHDELLYAERALRAGAMGYINKSEGTDRIIEAIRQILTGRIYLSGPITERVLQRMMRNDGRAGDSPIDTLSDRELEVFEMIGQGKTTKQIAKSLHLSPKTIETHREHIKTKLNLENNNELVRHAVQWVLENG; from the coding sequence ATGACCACCGACACACCCAGCACCACAGGCTCCAGTTTTTTGAATCGTGATGCGGGCAATGCCACTATTTTGATTGTGGACGACCATCCGATCGTTCGGCATGGTCTGGCGCAACTGATCGATGACACGACAGGGCTGGAGGTCTGCGAAAAGGCTTCCAACGCGGCGGATGCGCTCGATGCGATTCGCAAGCACCAGCCCGATGTGGCGGTGATCGACATCAGCCTCGGCGGCGGCAACGGCCTGGAGCTGATCAAGCAGGTCAAGGCCGAGGGCAGTCAGACGAAAATGCTCGTCTCCTCGATGCACGATGAGCTGCTTTACGCCGAGCGCGCCCTTCGCGCCGGTGCGATGGGCTACATCAACAAATCCGAAGGCACGGATCGTATCATCGAAGCGATCCGTCAGATCCTCACCGGGCGAATCTATCTTTCGGGCCCGATCACCGAACGCGTGCTCCAGCGGATGATGCGAAACGACGGCCGGGCCGGCGACTCGCCCATCGACACCCTCTCCGACCGCGAACTCGAAGTTTTCGAAATGATCGGCCAGGGCAAGACCACGAAGCAGATCGCCAAGAGTCTGCACCTCAGCCCCAAGACCATCGAAACCCATCGCGAACACATCAAGACCAAGCTCAACCTCGAAAACAACAACGAACTCGTCCGCCACGCGGTGCAGTGGGTGTTGGAGAACGGCTGA
- a CDS encoding oxaloacetate decarboxylase subunit alpha (Converts oxaloacetate to phosphoenolpyruvate using ATP as an energy source) has translation MSKSINFIDCSLRDGHQSLLATRMSTEQCMRVLPLLKDTGYNILELWGGATLDACLRFTNDDPWERLDRFRQTLGPDIQIRSLCRGQNLFGYTPYADNVVFEFIKEAVKSGNDRIRIFDALNDARNLQTAIMATKTFNGHAEAAMSYTTSPVHDLDHFLRFAQTVLDNGADSLAIKDMAGLLHPADCIELVQALRERFGDVTITLHSHCTNGLATTAYIAGMLAGVDHLDTCHGPMAGGTSQPSVELLNEAAKIAGYETNVDLRLADKIDAELRKIRKELHDADRDPEHFGNPWPATIADDVKHKLATVVELVQSRDRDKIEQAIAIVEDEILVPQGFAPVDRNQLDAQVPGGMISNLHKQLKDQDKLDQLPQILAEIPKVRAEAGYVPLVTPTSQIVGTQAAMNIITGNRYGMATNEFRSMVLGKYGRLPGKASPEVIRKCSPDGKTFSERPANYAPKVDLAKTIEEVGPLLKSHRDLLLYLLFPAPSKAFFGQRKAETVV, from the coding sequence GTGAGTAAATCCATCAACTTCATCGATTGTTCCCTCCGCGACGGACACCAGTCCCTGCTCGCCACACGCATGAGCACCGAGCAGTGCATGCGCGTCCTGCCCCTGCTCAAAGACACCGGCTACAACATCCTCGAACTCTGGGGCGGAGCGACCCTCGACGCCTGCCTCCGATTCACCAACGACGACCCATGGGAACGACTCGATCGCTTCCGCCAGACGCTCGGGCCTGACATCCAGATCCGCTCGCTTTGCCGTGGGCAGAACCTCTTCGGCTACACGCCCTACGCCGACAACGTCGTCTTCGAGTTCATCAAGGAAGCCGTCAAGTCCGGCAACGATCGCATCCGCATCTTCGACGCACTCAACGATGCGCGGAATCTCCAGACCGCGATCATGGCCACCAAGACCTTCAACGGCCACGCGGAAGCGGCGATGAGCTACACCACGTCGCCCGTCCACGACCTTGACCACTTCCTCCGCTTCGCACAGACCGTGCTCGACAACGGCGCGGACTCGCTTGCCATCAAAGACATGGCCGGCCTGCTCCACCCCGCCGACTGCATCGAACTCGTGCAGGCGTTACGCGAACGCTTCGGCGACGTGACCATCACCCTGCACTCACACTGCACGAACGGCCTGGCGACGACCGCCTACATCGCCGGCATGCTCGCGGGCGTCGATCATCTGGACACCTGCCACGGCCCCATGGCGGGCGGCACGTCGCAGCCGTCTGTCGAACTGCTCAACGAAGCCGCGAAAATCGCAGGCTACGAAACCAATGTCGACCTCCGCCTGGCGGACAAGATCGACGCCGAGCTGCGCAAGATCCGCAAGGAGCTGCACGACGCGGACCGCGATCCGGAACACTTCGGCAACCCCTGGCCCGCCACGATAGCCGACGACGTCAAGCACAAGCTCGCCACCGTCGTCGAACTTGTGCAAAGCCGTGACCGCGACAAGATCGAACAGGCGATCGCCATCGTCGAAGATGAAATTCTCGTGCCCCAGGGCTTCGCTCCCGTCGACCGCAACCAGCTCGACGCGCAAGTGCCCGGCGGCATGATCTCCAACCTCCACAAACAACTCAAAGACCAGGACAAGCTCGACCAGTTGCCGCAGATCCTCGCCGAGATCCCCAAGGTTCGTGCCGAGGCCGGCTACGTGCCACTGGTCACGCCCACCAGCCAGATCGTCGGCACGCAGGCCGCGATGAACATCATCACCGGCAACCGCTACGGCATGGCGACCAACGAATTCCGCAGCATGGTGCTCGGGAAGTATGGCAGGCTGCCCGGCAAGGCCTCGCCCGAAGTGATCCGAAAGTGCTCGCCCGACGGCAAGACCTTCAGCGAACGACCGGCCAACTACGCTCCTAAAGTCGACCTCGCCAAGACAATCGAAGAAGTCGGCCCGCTGCTCAAATCGCACCGCGATCTGCTGCTCTACCTGCTGTTCCCCGCACCATCGAAAGCGTTCTTCGGACAGCGCAAAGCCGAAACCGTCGTGTGA
- a CDS encoding catalase: MSNAKQGNGQGNGHERKVTLTSAEGCPIADNQNSLTAGPRGPLLMQDVQLLEQMQAFNRERIPERVVHAKGSGAYGKLTITNDITKYSRAKIFEKVGKETECFLRFSTVAGERGAADAERDVRGFAIKFYTEEGNWDMVGNNTPVFFVRDPYKFAHFIHTQKRDPKTNVRDMNMQWDFWSLSPESLHQVTILFSDRGLPASYRHMHGFGSHTYSLINANGERVWCKFHFKSKQGIKTITDEESAATIAADRESHQRDLFESIEKGDYPKWRFCIQVMTEAQAKQFQFNPFDLTKVWPHAEFPLIEVGELELNRNPENYFAEVEQSSFSPSSLVPGIAASPDKMLQARLMSYADAHRYRVGTNFQQLPVNKPRCPVMHYQRDGFMSVGQGGASPNYEPNSYDDAPKEAPEYAEPGLPLGDVTADRFNHREGNDDYTQPGNLYRLFDEGQKQRLASAIAGALGQARREIQERQLCHFFRADPDYGKRVADALGIDVSEMMPESQTGATN, translated from the coding sequence ATGAGCAACGCGAAGCAGGGCAACGGGCAAGGCAACGGTCACGAACGCAAGGTAACGCTCACCAGTGCCGAGGGGTGTCCGATCGCGGACAACCAGAACTCGCTCACCGCCGGGCCCCGCGGTCCGTTGCTGATGCAGGATGTCCAACTGCTCGAACAGATGCAGGCGTTCAACCGCGAGCGCATCCCCGAACGCGTCGTGCATGCCAAGGGGTCGGGGGCGTATGGCAAGCTGACCATTACCAACGACATCACGAAGTACAGCCGGGCGAAAATCTTTGAGAAGGTCGGCAAGGAAACCGAGTGCTTCCTGCGCTTTTCTACTGTCGCGGGCGAGCGAGGCGCCGCCGACGCGGAACGTGACGTGCGCGGTTTCGCGATCAAGTTCTATACGGAGGAAGGCAACTGGGACATGGTGGGCAACAACACGCCCGTGTTCTTTGTTCGCGATCCGTACAAGTTCGCTCACTTTATTCACACGCAGAAGCGCGACCCGAAGACCAACGTCCGCGACATGAACATGCAGTGGGACTTCTGGTCGCTGAGCCCGGAGTCGTTACATCAGGTGACGATTCTGTTCAGCGATCGCGGCCTGCCCGCGAGCTACCGCCACATGCACGGCTTCGGCAGCCACACCTATTCGCTGATCAACGCCAACGGCGAGCGCGTCTGGTGCAAGTTCCACTTCAAGAGCAAGCAGGGCATCAAGACGATCACCGACGAAGAGTCGGCCGCCACCATCGCCGCCGACCGCGAGTCGCATCAACGCGACCTGTTCGAGTCGATCGAGAAGGGCGACTACCCCAAATGGCGGTTCTGCATTCAGGTGATGACCGAAGCGCAGGCGAAGCAGTTTCAGTTCAACCCGTTTGATCTGACCAAGGTCTGGCCACATGCGGAGTTCCCGCTGATTGAAGTGGGTGAGCTGGAGTTGAACCGCAACCCGGAGAATTACTTCGCGGAGGTGGAGCAGTCGTCGTTCAGTCCGTCGTCGCTCGTGCCGGGCATTGCGGCGAGCCCGGACAAGATGTTGCAGGCGAGGCTGATGAGTTACGCCGACGCGCATCGGTATCGGGTGGGCACGAATTTTCAGCAGCTGCCGGTGAACAAGCCGCGCTGCCCGGTGATGCATTATCAGCGTGACGGTTTCATGAGCGTCGGCCAGGGCGGGGCTTCGCCGAACTACGAGCCGAACAGTTACGACGATGCGCCGAAGGAAGCGCCGGAGTACGCGGAGCCGGGCTTGCCGTTGGGTGATGTGACGGCCGACCGTTTCAATCACCGCGAAGGCAACGACGATTACACCCAGCCTGGCAACCTCTACCGCCTGTTCGACGAAGGGCAGAAGCAGCGGTTGGCCAGCGCGATCGCCGGCGCGCTGGGACAGGCCCGACGTGAGATTCAAGAGCGTCAGCTTTGCCACTTCTTCCGGGCCGACCCGGATTACGGCAAGCGTGTGGCGGACGCGCTGGGCATTGATGTGAGTGAGATGATGCCGGAGTCGCAGACCGGCGCGACGAACTGA
- a CDS encoding N-acetylmuramoyl-L-alanine amidase, with translation MRIVIGLMAMTLAFSSGCATHPTAEPRSAMPTPGTQAYQRAGDEIVVAGQLFHTGTPVVLWMDPGGYDAYRVERRFVPYDQASWEASAEKLNWPNRYGLRRRDNWPAETLEQIRGGGWDLPLLQDVVDQFVIHYDASGTSRHCFNILHDHRGLSAHFLLDLDGTIYQTLDLKERAWHASVANDRSVGIEIANIGAYTPGRDEPLQRWYGTDETGQPYITIPEAHGDGGIRTPDFVGRPARSEPIYGSINGRDLKQYDLTPEQYEALIKLTAALWEIFPNMADDVPRDDAGEMIFDRPLTADELATFRGLLGHHHVTSGKVDPGPAFQWDHVLNEARKHHRDR, from the coding sequence ATGCGAATAGTGATCGGCCTGATGGCCATGACGCTTGCCTTCAGCAGCGGATGCGCGACGCACCCGACCGCCGAACCCCGCTCGGCCATGCCCACGCCGGGCACGCAGGCCTACCAGCGGGCGGGCGATGAAATCGTCGTCGCCGGCCAGTTGTTTCACACCGGCACGCCCGTAGTGCTCTGGATGGACCCCGGCGGCTACGACGCCTACCGCGTCGAGCGACGGTTCGTCCCCTACGACCAGGCCTCGTGGGAAGCGTCCGCGGAAAAGCTGAACTGGCCCAACCGTTACGGCCTCCGCCGCCGCGACAACTGGCCCGCCGAGACGCTCGAACAGATCCGCGGCGGCGGCTGGGATCTACCCCTCCTGCAAGACGTCGTCGACCAATTCGTCATTCACTACGACGCCTCGGGCACCAGCCGACACTGCTTCAACATCCTGCACGACCATCGCGGCCTGAGCGCCCACTTCCTGCTCGACCTCGATGGCACGATCTACCAGACGCTCGACCTCAAAGAACGCGCCTGGCACGCCAGCGTCGCCAACGACCGCTCCGTCGGCATCGAGATCGCCAATATCGGCGCCTACACCCCCGGCCGAGACGAGCCGCTCCAACGCTGGTACGGCACCGACGAAACCGGCCAACCTTATATCACCATCCCCGAAGCCCACGGCGACGGCGGCATCCGCACGCCCGACTTCGTCGGCCGACCGGCTCGCAGCGAGCCCATCTACGGCTCGATCAACGGCCGCGACCTCAAACAATATGACCTGACCCCCGAACAATACGAAGCACTCATCAAACTCACCGCAGCCCTATGGGAAATCTTCCCCAACATGGCAGACGACGTGCCGCGCGATGACGCAGGCGAGATGATTTTCGACCGCCCCCTGACCGCCGACGAACTCGCGACGTTTCGCGGACTGCTCGGCCATCACCACGTCACATCCGGCAAGGTCGACCCTGGCCCGGCGTTTCAATGGGACCACGTGCTCAACGAAGCACGCAAGCACCACCGCGACCGCTGA
- a CDS encoding PLD nuclease N-terminal domain-containing protein — MHQPSPDVTVALPLFLMLLMCCVLPVVAGLFAFWLWALIDCVRRDFNGNDKVIWVLVIVLLSWLGALIYLIVGRPQGTMPDRTPPPGARSD, encoded by the coding sequence ATGCACCAACCATCGCCTGATGTGACCGTCGCGTTGCCCTTGTTTCTCATGCTGTTGATGTGCTGTGTCCTGCCGGTGGTGGCAGGGCTTTTTGCGTTCTGGTTGTGGGCGTTGATCGACTGCGTCCGCCGGGACTTCAACGGCAACGACAAGGTCATCTGGGTGCTGGTCATCGTGCTGCTGAGTTGGCTTGGCGCGTTGATCTACCTGATCGTCGGCCGACCGCAGGGCACGATGCCGGACCGCACGCCGCCGCCGGGCGCGCGAAGCGATTAA
- a CDS encoding RNA polymerase sigma factor, with protein sequence MNHGAPDQNLPDTLRRAAAGDADAWRSLVGAYSGRMYGLLLRQCGDRDLAEELTQATFVKLVVKLGDTTSYEERGRFEAWLFRMAINELRDEMRRRKRHARPMDMGPGSGSDGEPSGWAGVEPTVRSMGSPTASPRDDRPDEQASRAETVAQLTEAVDQLNDADREVLHLRHTAGLSFAEIAESLGQPLGTVLARAHRALGKLRKIMEHEEQA encoded by the coding sequence ATGAACCACGGTGCGCCGGACCAGAATCTGCCAGACACGCTCCGGCGCGCCGCCGCGGGCGATGCAGACGCCTGGCGCAGCCTGGTGGGTGCCTACAGCGGGCGGATGTACGGCCTGCTGTTGCGACAATGCGGCGACCGTGATCTGGCTGAGGAACTCACTCAGGCCACGTTTGTGAAGCTGGTGGTGAAGCTCGGCGACACGACCAGCTACGAGGAGCGCGGGAGGTTCGAGGCATGGCTGTTTCGGATGGCGATCAACGAGCTGCGCGACGAGATGCGCCGCCGCAAGCGTCACGCCCGGCCGATGGACATGGGCCCGGGCAGTGGCTCCGATGGCGAGCCGAGCGGCTGGGCAGGCGTCGAGCCGACCGTGCGATCGATGGGCAGCCCCACGGCCTCACCGCGCGACGATCGGCCCGACGAGCAGGCCAGCCGAGCGGAGACGGTCGCCCAACTGACCGAGGCGGTCGACCAGCTCAACGACGCCGACCGGGAAGTGCTGCACCTTCGGCACACGGCCGGGCTGAGCTTCGCGGAGATCGCCGAGTCGCTCGGCCAGCCGCTGGGCACGGTGCTCGCGCGGGCACATCGGGCACTGGGCAAGCTGCGGAAGATTATGGAACATGAAGAGCAGGCATAA
- a CDS encoding LysR family transcriptional regulator, whose amino-acid sequence MELHQLRYFVAVAELEHFTRAAARCRVSQPSLSQQIMKLERDLGQPLLERLGRSVRLTDAGRSLYGRATAILRLVDEAQAHAKAEGDWQADRVSVAAILTVAPYLLPPLINAFQRSYPRGRLTVREDFTAKVVAAVASGDVDLAFVALPVDDDRLTVEPLFDEPLLLAMPAGHRLESRKRVDIRDLDDEPFVLIDETHCLGEQIVGFCRQHTCAPMIACTSAQMLTVQEMVGLGQGVSLVPEMAARADRSRKRTYRQLDGNAPRRTLAMIRRRDRQPNRLLEAFWQLADKSLRPATSASTVKHKART is encoded by the coding sequence ATGGAACTTCACCAGCTACGCTACTTCGTCGCCGTCGCCGAGCTTGAGCACTTCACGCGCGCCGCTGCGCGTTGCCGGGTGTCGCAGCCGTCGTTGAGTCAGCAGATCATGAAGCTTGAGCGCGATCTGGGCCAACCGTTGCTCGAACGGCTTGGCCGATCTGTCCGCCTGACCGACGCCGGCCGATCGCTTTACGGCCGCGCCACCGCCATCCTCCGCCTGGTCGACGAAGCCCAGGCCCATGCCAAAGCGGAGGGCGACTGGCAGGCCGACCGCGTGTCCGTCGCGGCGATTCTGACGGTGGCACCCTATCTTTTGCCGCCGCTGATCAATGCGTTTCAGCGGTCGTACCCGCGTGGTCGGCTGACGGTGCGGGAGGATTTCACCGCCAAGGTGGTTGCCGCCGTGGCCAGCGGCGATGTAGACCTTGCCTTCGTCGCGCTGCCGGTGGACGACGATCGGCTGACCGTCGAACCGCTGTTCGACGAGCCGCTGCTGCTGGCGATGCCGGCGGGCCATCGACTGGAAAGCCGTAAGCGCGTCGACATCCGCGACCTCGACGACGAGCCGTTCGTGCTCATCGACGAAACGCACTGCCTCGGCGAGCAGATCGTCGGCTTCTGCCGCCAGCACACCTGCGCACCCATGATCGCGTGCACCTCGGCCCAGATGCTCACCGTGCAGGAAATGGTTGGCCTGGGGCAAGGCGTCTCCCTTGTCCCTGAAATGGCTGCCCGCGCCGACCGCAGCCGCAAGCGCACCTACCGCCAGCTCGACGGCAACGCCCCCCGCCGTACGCTCGCGATGATCCGCCGACGCGACCGTCAGCCCAACCGTCTACTCGAAGCATTCTGGCAACTGGCGGACAAGTCGCTTCGCCCCGCCACAAGCGCCTCCACTGTCAAACACAAAGCGCGCACATGA
- a CDS encoding citrate synthase, with protein sequence MNQTSKVQLGDKNVELPIVVGSENEHALDISSLRADTGYITLDNGYGNTGSCKSAVTYIDGEKGILRYRGIPIEQLAEQSTFIETALLLIYGELPTQQRLDSFRAQLTEHQLLHEGLRHVFHGLPANGHPMAILSSMINAVSCYHPDAMDMEDEKTFESAAARLLAKVRTIAAASFRTSTGKPIIYPSPRLSYTENFLHMMFSLPYADYEMDQDVVKALQLFLILHADHEQNCSTSTVRMVASSGANLFASCSAGVCALWGWKHGGANVAVIKMLQQIHDEGIDPDVFLDQVRKRETKLMGFGHRVYKSYDPRAKILKEATDKVLKKLHINDPLLNIARKLEEVALADDFFKERGLYPNVDFYSGILLRALGIPLNMFTVMFAIGRMPGWIAHFKEVWDEDTRIYRPRQVYTGPTKRDYVPADKRG encoded by the coding sequence ATGAATCAGACCTCTAAGGTGCAGTTGGGTGACAAAAACGTCGAGTTACCCATCGTCGTGGGATCGGAAAACGAGCACGCACTGGACATTTCCAGCCTGCGAGCCGACACGGGCTACATCACCCTCGACAACGGCTACGGCAACACAGGCTCGTGCAAGTCGGCGGTCACGTATATCGACGGCGAAAAAGGCATCCTCCGGTACCGCGGCATCCCCATCGAGCAACTGGCCGAGCAATCCACCTTTATCGAAACCGCCCTTCTGCTGATCTACGGCGAACTGCCCACCCAGCAACGCCTCGACAGCTTCCGAGCCCAGCTCACCGAACACCAACTGCTCCACGAAGGCCTCCGCCACGTCTTCCACGGCCTGCCCGCCAACGGCCACCCGATGGCCATCCTCTCTTCCATGATCAACGCGGTGAGTTGCTATCACCCCGACGCGATGGATATGGAAGACGAAAAAACGTTCGAGTCTGCCGCCGCCCGCCTGCTGGCAAAGGTACGCACCATCGCCGCGGCCAGTTTTCGCACGTCCACCGGCAAGCCGATCATCTACCCCAGCCCGCGCTTGAGCTACACCGAGAACTTCCTGCACATGATGTTCTCGCTGCCTTACGCCGACTATGAAATGGATCAGGACGTCGTCAAGGCTTTGCAGCTTTTCCTGATCCTGCACGCCGACCACGAGCAGAACTGCTCGACCAGCACGGTCCGCATGGTCGCCTCCAGCGGCGCGAACCTCTTCGCCAGCTGCTCCGCCGGCGTCTGTGCCCTCTGGGGCTGGAAGCACGGCGGCGCGAACGTGGCGGTCATCAAAATGCTCCAGCAGATCCACGACGAAGGCATCGACCCCGACGTCTTCCTCGACCAGGTCCGCAAGCGCGAAACCAAGCTCATGGGCTTCGGCCACCGCGTATACAAGAGCTACGACCCTCGCGCGAAGATCCTCAAAGAAGCCACCGACAAGGTGCTCAAGAAGCTCCACATCAACGACCCGCTGCTGAACATTGCCCGCAAGCTGGAGGAGGTCGCCCTCGCGGACGACTTCTTCAAGGAACGCGGCCTCTATCCGAACGTGGACTTCTACAGCGGCATCCTGCTGCGAGCGCTTGGCATTCCGCTGAACATGTTTACGGTGATGTTCGCCATCGGCCGTATGCCCGGCTGGATCGCCCACTTCAAGGAAGTGTGGGACGAAGACACGCGTATCTATCGCCCTCGTCAGGTTTACACCGGGCCGACGAAGCGCGATTACGTGCCCGCCGACAAACGTGGCTGA
- a CDS encoding MlaE family ABC transporter permease: MFADRFVSLGQQIELQLASFGRFSNFALATAGWTLRGAGSLGRLQLLLPQLYAIGTRSLPVVMLVGGFVGAVMAVESFAQFQAFGQEERLGGVINIAVVKQIGPVLAAVMIAGRVGGAVAAELGTMRVTEQLDALRVMGADPVSYLVVPRVIACVIMLPILTVFSDLLGIFGGYLVTVQGFGVDAGAYWRFSGDFVSFWDVFTGLFKSIVFGLAIGLISCYKGFNCSSGAAGVGRAATDAFVVSFIAIIVANFFLAYLLNDVYAIIYGQSAGATLAE, encoded by the coding sequence ATGTTCGCCGACCGCTTCGTCAGCCTGGGCCAACAGATCGAGCTGCAGCTTGCCAGCTTCGGCCGATTTTCCAACTTCGCGCTGGCCACCGCCGGCTGGACGTTGCGTGGTGCGGGGTCGCTGGGGCGGTTGCAATTGCTTCTGCCGCAGCTTTACGCGATCGGCACGCGCAGCCTGCCGGTGGTGATGCTCGTCGGCGGATTCGTCGGCGCGGTGATGGCGGTCGAGTCGTTTGCCCAGTTCCAGGCGTTCGGGCAGGAAGAGCGCCTCGGCGGGGTGATCAACATCGCCGTGGTCAAGCAGATCGGCCCGGTGCTGGCGGCGGTGATGATTGCCGGCCGAGTCGGCGGGGCGGTGGCGGCAGAGCTGGGCACGATGCGCGTCACCGAGCAGCTCGACGCGCTGCGCGTCATGGGGGCAGACCCGGTCAGCTACCTCGTCGTGCCGCGCGTGATCGCGTGTGTGATCATGCTGCCGATCCTCACGGTGTTCTCCGACCTGCTGGGCATCTTCGGCGGCTACCTGGTGACGGTGCAGGGCTTCGGTGTAGACGCCGGGGCCTACTGGCGATTTTCAGGCGACTTCGTCAGCTTCTGGGATGTGTTCACCGGGCTGTTCAAGAGCATCGTGTTCGGCCTGGCGATCGGGCTGATCAGTTGCTACAAGGGCTTCAACTGCTCCTCCGGGGCCGCGGGCGTCGGCCGAGCGGCCACCGACGCGTTTGTCGTCAGCTTCATCGCGATCATCGTCGCCAACTTCTTCCTCGCCTACCTGCTCAACGATGTGTACGCCATCATCTACGGCCAGTCGGCGGGCGCGACGCTCGCTGAATGA